In Salinibacterium sp. ZJ70, one DNA window encodes the following:
- a CDS encoding gamma carbonic anhydrase family protein: protein MLFEHLGHSPRIDPTAVIAPTAVVSGDVTIGPGCQVLHGAVITAEGGPVAIGESSIVMENALLRASSSDPLHIGSHVLVGPMASISGATIGDEVFLATGSRVFNGARIGARSEVRINAVVHLRTVLPAGSVVPIAWVAVGNPVSILSPHRHDEIWEIQQDLDFPGYVFGLDRSTPDLMVQLTERYARHLARHADDRPVDPSVG, encoded by the coding sequence CTGTTCGAACATCTCGGCCACAGCCCTCGCATCGATCCCACCGCCGTGATCGCCCCGACGGCCGTCGTCTCGGGTGACGTGACGATCGGACCCGGATGCCAGGTCCTGCACGGCGCGGTCATCACGGCGGAGGGCGGCCCGGTCGCGATCGGGGAATCGAGCATCGTCATGGAGAACGCTCTCCTGCGCGCGAGCTCCTCCGATCCGCTGCACATCGGCAGCCACGTGCTCGTCGGGCCGATGGCGTCGATCTCGGGGGCGACGATCGGCGACGAGGTGTTCCTGGCGACCGGCTCCCGGGTGTTCAACGGCGCGCGGATCGGCGCACGCAGCGAGGTGCGCATCAACGCCGTCGTGCATCTGCGCACCGTGCTGCCAGCGGGCTCGGTGGTGCCGATCGCGTGGGTCGCGGTGGGCAACCCGGTGAGCATCCTCAGTCCCCATCGGCACGATGAGATCTGGGAGATCCAGCAGGATCTCGACTTTCCGGGCTACGTCTTCGGTCTCGACCGCTCGACACCCGACCTCATGGTGCAGCTCACCGAACGCTACGCGCGCCACCTCGCGCGCCACGCCGACGACCGCCCGGTCGACCCGAGCGTGGGCTGA